In Aestuariibaculum lutulentum, one DNA window encodes the following:
- a CDS encoding two-component regulator propeller domain-containing protein has protein sequence MSLYAQEISLVQSDTFTPQKQFSFKTLTINDGLSQNSVISIAQDSIGYLWLATQDGLNRYNGRDFKHYDKQFEDITRSTFSKLGKVYIDKQNRLWIITHSGKLELYQPKTDDFKHIKLKFDVSNIFQDKQYNLYIGTYNKGVFKIDAHTKDTIQLLHDEDKNRTIYHFLEDDNKLVATGSGIVLHIGKNNDYKTIPVENLEITNYSTLEKGQDETFWLGSFGNGLFYKPKDSQSFLKYENNHIPGNLNIEDLLIDSKSRLWIATYGNGVYLIDFKTNTVKNFKANKNNPFAIHYNDMLSLYEDSTETIWFGSDGTGASYYDAHLIKFNILTNNQVPKSVNVDMVRCITTDRQNNIWIGTSGKGLTVVDLKKETYQTYTTENSNIASNRIISTCFINNDLWIGHQGYGLNILDTNGTFKYFPELKNHTVWRIIQTTDFQAWLCTERHGIILFDKNKGIIKEYNTSNSDLITNNIRALVTGNHNDIWIGTDDNGLFKLNTFTETIDKIETINDKIKSLYYDNNTLWIGTNGNGLKVYDIEKNTTETYTSQNGLPNDVVYGILPDNNKNLWLSTNNGISKFNHINFENFSVYDGLQAKEFNTGAYYRDQNNTLYFGGLEGINWFHPEQLTFNTIKPKTIISKFEVFSKPRALESGLNLNYKENTITFSFSSLHFSQPKRNQYKYQLVNHDENWIISGNNNTAHYTNLPPNTYTFKVISCNYDGVWNNTPATYTFTIQQPWYFSTMAVILYILLFLIISYLVYSYLKWRWHIKMQLQFEHDETERLKQLDSFKTKLYTNISHEFRTPLTLITGPVEKQLNNPKLSDTDKNELKLVQRNSKRLLNLVNQLLDLSKLETGNLTLSVSQDNLGLFLRQLVKGFQFKAEEKNIDFTYNISPIREAWFDKDVVEKIVTNLLANAIKYAPENGIVSFHVSQQQGEIIITIVNNGNTISNENISKLFQRYYQDNKSSDGVGIGLSLVKELTVLSHGNIVAHTLNEDDIQFTVTLPIARSFFNANEIANKPVPNTFDDLEEQNQSENLKNNEKPLMLIVEDDEDIRIFLNSIFRDDYTIEEAENGELGIKKALKIIPDIIISDVMMPKTDGVILCKTLKQDERTNHIPIVLLTAKSGTTFEIEGLKTGADDYIEKPFHSEKLKIKARNLIESRQKLQQRYSQNFELNEIAVTGVDQQFFNKIQEVLNEHITDSQFNSEDFSKKMLMSRMQLHRKLKALTGLTTTEFIRSERLKLAEKLLTTSDLTVSEIAYQVGFNTPSYFIKCFKEKHNQTPSEYSSK, from the coding sequence CACCCAGGATGGATTAAACAGGTATAACGGACGAGATTTTAAGCATTACGATAAACAGTTTGAAGACATTACCCGATCTACTTTCAGCAAACTTGGTAAAGTTTATATTGATAAACAGAATAGACTTTGGATTATTACGCATTCGGGAAAACTAGAATTGTATCAGCCTAAAACTGACGATTTCAAACACATAAAACTTAAGTTTGATGTTAGTAACATATTTCAGGATAAACAGTATAATCTATATATAGGAACCTACAATAAAGGGGTTTTTAAAATTGATGCTCATACCAAGGACACTATTCAATTACTTCATGACGAAGATAAAAACAGAACCATTTACCACTTTTTAGAAGATGATAATAAGCTAGTAGCCACCGGCTCTGGAATTGTTTTGCATATTGGTAAAAACAACGATTATAAAACCATTCCTGTCGAAAATTTAGAAATAACCAATTACAGTACCCTTGAAAAAGGACAGGATGAAACTTTTTGGTTAGGTTCTTTTGGTAATGGTTTATTTTACAAACCAAAAGATTCTCAATCCTTCCTTAAATATGAAAACAACCATATTCCCGGAAATTTGAATATTGAAGATTTATTAATAGACAGTAAGTCCAGGTTATGGATTGCTACATATGGTAACGGTGTTTATTTAATAGATTTTAAAACCAACACCGTTAAAAATTTTAAAGCCAACAAAAACAACCCATTTGCCATTCATTATAATGATATGCTTTCTCTATACGAAGACTCCACAGAAACCATTTGGTTCGGCTCTGATGGTACTGGAGCCAGTTATTACGATGCGCATCTTATAAAGTTTAATATTTTAACCAATAATCAGGTTCCTAAATCGGTAAATGTTGATATGGTACGCTGTATCACCACAGATCGTCAAAACAATATTTGGATAGGAACATCCGGAAAGGGACTCACCGTAGTAGATTTAAAAAAGGAAACTTATCAAACCTATACCACAGAAAATTCTAATATAGCCAGTAATCGAATTATAAGCACCTGTTTTATTAATAATGACTTATGGATTGGGCACCAAGGCTATGGATTAAATATTCTTGATACCAATGGTACCTTTAAATATTTTCCTGAGTTAAAAAACCATACTGTTTGGCGAATTATTCAAACAACAGACTTCCAGGCATGGTTGTGCACAGAGCGCCATGGCATTATCCTTTTCGATAAAAACAAAGGGATTATAAAGGAATATAATACTAGTAATTCCGATTTAATTACTAATAATATTAGAGCTTTGGTTACTGGAAACCATAACGATATTTGGATTGGAACAGATGATAATGGCCTTTTTAAGTTAAATACTTTTACAGAAACGATTGATAAAATTGAAACTATAAACGACAAAATTAAATCGCTTTATTACGACAATAACACCTTATGGATTGGAACAAACGGAAATGGACTTAAGGTTTATGATATTGAAAAAAACACGACTGAAACCTACACAAGTCAAAATGGTTTACCCAATGATGTCGTTTACGGTATACTCCCTGATAATAATAAAAATCTATGGCTCAGTACCAACAATGGCATTAGCAAATTTAATCATATAAATTTCGAAAACTTTAGTGTTTATGATGGTTTACAAGCCAAAGAATTCAATACAGGTGCATATTACAGAGACCAGAATAACACGTTATATTTTGGTGGTTTGGAAGGCATCAACTGGTTTCATCCCGAACAACTTACTTTTAACACCATAAAACCTAAAACCATAATCTCAAAGTTTGAAGTTTTCTCAAAACCAAGAGCGCTAGAATCCGGCTTAAATTTAAACTACAAGGAAAACACAATAACCTTTAGCTTTTCAAGTCTTCACTTTTCACAACCAAAACGAAACCAATATAAATACCAACTGGTTAATCATGACGAAAACTGGATAATATCTGGCAATAACAATACTGCCCACTACACCAATCTTCCCCCAAACACATATACTTTTAAGGTTATTTCCTGTAATTACGATGGCGTTTGGAACAATACACCCGCCACTTACACTTTTACAATTCAACAGCCCTGGTATTTCAGTACTATGGCTGTCATATTATATATTTTACTTTTCCTTATCATAAGTTATTTAGTCTATAGTTATCTAAAATGGCGATGGCATATTAAAATGCAATTGCAATTTGAGCACGACGAAACCGAACGCTTAAAACAACTTGATAGTTTTAAAACCAAACTTTACACCAACATTTCTCACGAATTCAGAACACCACTCACATTAATTACCGGGCCTGTTGAAAAACAACTCAATAACCCCAAACTTTCTGATACAGATAAAAATGAATTAAAACTGGTACAAAGAAACTCCAAGCGTCTTTTAAACCTGGTAAATCAATTACTCGATTTATCTAAATTAGAAACGGGAAACCTAACGCTATCCGTTAGTCAGGATAATTTGGGATTATTCTTAAGGCAGTTAGTAAAAGGCTTTCAATTTAAAGCGGAAGAAAAAAATATAGACTTCACTTATAATATTTCTCCAATTCGCGAAGCCTGGTTCGATAAGGATGTGGTTGAAAAAATTGTAACCAACTTACTTGCTAATGCTATAAAATATGCTCCTGAAAATGGAATAGTTTCTTTCCATGTCAGTCAGCAGCAAGGAGAAATTATCATAACAATAGTTAATAATGGCAATACCATATCCAATGAAAATATAAGTAAACTATTTCAGCGTTATTACCAGGATAACAAATCATCCGATGGTGTTGGCATCGGGTTATCTTTGGTTAAAGAACTTACGGTTTTATCACATGGTAATATTGTAGCACATACATTAAACGAAGACGACATTCAGTTTACAGTAACGCTTCCTATTGCACGTTCCTTCTTTAATGCTAACGAAATTGCAAACAAGCCTGTTCCTAATACCTTTGATGATTTAGAAGAACAAAATCAATCGGAAAATTTAAAAAATAATGAGAAACCTTTAATGTTAATTGTAGAAGATGATGAAGACATTCGAATATTTCTTAACTCTATTTTTCGAGACGATTACACTATTGAAGAAGCCGAAAATGGGGAACTAGGCATAAAAAAAGCCTTAAAAATTATTCCTGATATCATTATTAGCGACGTCATGATGCCAAAAACCGATGGTGTAATTCTATGCAAGACTTTAAAACAAGACGAGCGTACCAATCATATTCCAATCGTATTATTAACGGCTAAAAGTGGAACCACTTTTGAAATTGAAGGTCTAAAAACCGGTGCCGATGATTATATTGAAAAACCTTTTCATAGCGAAAAACTAAAAATCAAGGCCCGTAATCTTATTGAATCCAGACAAAAACTGCAACAACGCTACAGTCAAAATTTTGAGCTGAATGAAATTGCCGTAACCGGTGTTGATCAACAGTTTTTTAATAAAATTCAGGAGGTTTTAAATGAACATATAACTGATAGTCAATTTAATTCGGAAGATTTTAGCAAAAAAATGCTCATGAGTCGTATGCAGTTACACCGAAAATTAAAAGCCTTAACCGGATTAACAACGACTGAGTTCATTAGATCTGAACGGCTTAAGCTTGCAGAAAAACTATTAACCACATCAGACTTAACAGTTTCTGAGATTGCCTATCAGGTGGGCTTCAATACACCATCTTATTTTATTAAATGTTTCAAAGAAAAGCACAACCAAACACCTTCAGAATACAGCTCGAAATAG
- the thrS gene encoding threonine--tRNA ligase — protein MIHITLPDGSVRSFEANVTPMDVAKSISEGFARNVISASFNGTTIETVTPLTTDGSLVLYTWNDKAGKTAFWHSSAHVLAQAIEELYPGSKLTIGPAIDNGFYYDVDFGEHSVSEKDFKSIETKMLDIARGKHDFKMRSATKAEALALYENNPFKTELIENLEDGTITFCDHSTFTDLCRGGHIPNTGIIKAVKILSVAGAYWRGDENKPQLTRVYGISFPKQKELTEYLELLEEAKKRDHRKLGKELELFTFSPRVGQGLPLWLPKGAALRERLENFLKTAQKKAGYEMVVTPHIGQKELYETSGHYAKYGADSFQPIHTPKEGEEFLLKPMNCPHHCEIYNNSQWSYKDLPKRYAEFGTVYRYEQSGELHGLTRVRGFTQDDAHLFCTPDQLDAEFKNVIDLVLYVFGSLGFENFTAQVSVRDPENPDKYIGSVENWEKAEQAIINAAQDKSLNYVIETGEAAFYGPKLDFMVKDALGRQWQLGTIQVDYNLPERFNLTYKGSDNELHRPVMIHRAPFGSMERFIAILLEHTAGNFPLWLMPTQAIILSISEKYEKYAEKVLNLLENNEIRALVDHRNETIGKKIREAEMQKHPYMIIIGEQEEKENKITVRQHGGSDLGMISVEDFSKIINDEISKTLKPF, from the coding sequence ATGATACATATAACATTGCCCGACGGAAGTGTAAGATCGTTTGAAGCGAACGTTACACCTATGGATGTCGCTAAAAGCATTAGTGAAGGATTTGCCCGAAATGTGATTTCGGCTAGTTTTAATGGTACAACAATTGAAACGGTAACCCCTTTAACCACCGATGGCTCGCTAGTGTTATATACATGGAATGATAAGGCTGGTAAAACAGCTTTCTGGCATTCATCTGCTCACGTATTAGCTCAGGCTATTGAAGAATTATACCCGGGATCGAAATTAACTATTGGTCCTGCTATTGATAACGGCTTCTATTACGATGTAGATTTTGGTGAACACAGCGTTTCTGAAAAAGATTTTAAATCTATTGAAACTAAAATGCTGGATATTGCCAGAGGAAAACATGATTTTAAAATGCGTTCGGCAACAAAAGCTGAAGCCTTGGCTTTATATGAAAACAATCCGTTTAAAACAGAATTAATTGAAAACCTGGAAGACGGTACGATTACCTTCTGCGACCATTCGACATTTACTGATTTATGTCGTGGAGGACACATCCCGAATACTGGTATCATTAAAGCTGTAAAAATATTAAGTGTTGCTGGTGCCTATTGGAGAGGTGACGAAAACAAACCGCAGTTAACGCGTGTTTATGGTATTTCGTTCCCTAAACAGAAAGAACTTACTGAATACTTAGAATTATTAGAGGAAGCTAAAAAACGAGACCACCGTAAATTAGGTAAAGAATTAGAGTTATTCACATTCTCTCCTCGTGTTGGTCAAGGATTACCTTTATGGTTACCTAAAGGAGCTGCTTTACGTGAGCGTTTAGAGAACTTCCTTAAAACAGCACAAAAGAAAGCCGGATATGAAATGGTTGTAACACCACATATCGGTCAAAAAGAATTATACGAAACGTCTGGTCACTATGCCAAATATGGTGCCGACAGTTTCCAACCTATACATACACCTAAAGAAGGTGAAGAATTTTTATTAAAACCAATGAACTGTCCTCACCACTGTGAGATTTACAACAACAGCCAGTGGTCTTATAAAGATTTACCGAAACGTTATGCAGAATTCGGTACAGTATATCGTTACGAACAAAGTGGAGAATTACATGGTTTAACACGTGTTCGTGGATTTACTCAGGATGATGCTCACTTATTCTGTACGCCAGACCAGTTAGACGCCGAGTTTAAAAATGTTATCGACTTAGTACTTTATGTATTCGGATCGTTAGGTTTTGAAAACTTTACTGCACAAGTATCTGTAAGGGATCCTGAAAATCCCGACAAATACATAGGTAGTGTTGAAAACTGGGAAAAAGCAGAACAAGCTATTATTAACGCTGCCCAAGACAAAAGTCTTAACTACGTTATCGAAACCGGTGAAGCTGCCTTCTACGGACCTAAGCTTGACTTTATGGTAAAAGATGCCCTTGGTCGCCAATGGCAGTTAGGAACAATTCAGGTAGATTACAACTTACCTGAGCGTTTCAACTTAACCTATAAAGGCAGTGATAATGAATTACACCGTCCGGTCATGATTCACCGTGCCCCTTTTGGTAGTATGGAGCGTTTTATCGCGATTTTACTAGAACATACGGCTGGAAATTTCCCGCTATGGTTAATGCCAACTCAGGCTATTATCCTGTCAATTAGCGAGAAATATGAAAAATACGCCGAAAAAGTTTTAAATTTGCTAGAAAATAACGAAATTCGCGCCCTTGTAGACCACAGGAATGAAACTATCGGGAAAAAGATTCGGGAAGCCGAAATGCAAAAACACCCGTATATGATTATTATTGGGGAGCAAGAAGAGAAAGAAAACAAAATCACTGTGCGTCAGCATGGTGGATCAGATTTAGGGATGATTTCAGTAGAAGACTTCTCTAAAATAATAAATGATGAGATTAGCAAAACGCTAAAACCATTTTAA
- the infC gene encoding translation initiation factor IF-3 — translation MAIRKKSQPKPRVAQEEKHRINSRITVPNVRLVGENVEVGIYSTRDALKIAEEQEFDLVEISPNADPPVCKVMDYKKFLYEQKKRDKAIKAKATKVVIKEIRFGPQTDDHDYEFKRKHAEKFLKEGAKLKAFVFFKGRSIIFKEQGQILLLRLAQDLEEFGKVEQMPKLEGKRMTMFIAPKK, via the coding sequence ATAGCAATTAGAAAAAAATCACAGCCCAAGCCAAGGGTTGCTCAAGAGGAAAAACACAGAATTAACTCTAGAATTACCGTGCCTAACGTTCGCCTTGTTGGTGAAAACGTTGAAGTTGGAATTTACTCTACCAGAGACGCTTTAAAAATAGCGGAAGAACAAGAGTTCGATTTAGTAGAGATTTCTCCAAATGCAGACCCTCCTGTTTGTAAAGTCATGGACTATAAAAAGTTCCTTTACGAGCAAAAAAAACGTGATAAAGCTATTAAAGCTAAGGCTACTAAGGTAGTTATCAAAGAAATTCGTTTTGGTCCGCAAACAGACGATCATGATTACGAGTTTAAAAGAAAGCATGCGGAAAAGTTCTTAAAAGAAGGCGCTAAGTTAAAAGCTTTTGTATTCTTTAAAGGACGTTCTATCATCTTCAAAGAGCAAGGTCAAATTTTATTGCTTCGTTTAGCGCAAGACCTTGAAGAATTTGGTAAGGTAGAACAAATGCCTAAATTAGAAGGTAAACGTATGACCATGTTTATTGCTCCTAAAAAATAA
- the rpmI gene encoding 50S ribosomal protein L35 has translation MPKMKTKSSAKKRFKLTGTGKIKRKHAFKSHILTKKSKKRKLALTHDTLVDKADENNVKTMLRLK, from the coding sequence ATGCCTAAAATGAAAACTAAATCTAGTGCCAAAAAACGTTTCAAGTTAACTGGTACTGGTAAGATTAAAAGAAAACACGCTTTTAAAAGTCACATCTTAACTAAGAAGTCTAAAAAGCGTAAGTTAGCTTTAACTCATGACACTTTAGTAGATAAAGCGGATGAGAACAATGTTAAAACAATGTTACGTTTAAAGTAA
- the rplT gene encoding 50S ribosomal protein L20: protein MPRSVNSVAKRARRKKVLKQAKGYFGRRKNVWTVAKNAVDKAMQYSYRDRRNKKRTFRALWITRINAGARLHGLSYSQFMGKLKANEIELNRKVLADLAMNNPEAFKAVIEKVK, encoded by the coding sequence ATGCCAAGATCAGTAAATTCTGTAGCAAAAAGAGCCAGAAGAAAAAAGGTTCTAAAACAAGCTAAAGGTTACTTCGGACGTCGTAAAAACGTTTGGACAGTAGCTAAAAACGCGGTTGATAAAGCGATGCAATACTCGTACAGAGACCGTAGAAATAAAAAGAGAACATTCCGTGCATTATGGATTACGCGTATTAACGCTGGAGCCCGTTTACATGGTTTATCTTATTCTCAATTTATGGGGAAATTAAAAGCTAATGAAATCGAATTAAACCGTAAGGTTTTAGCAGATTTAGCTATGAATAACCCAGAGGCTTTTAAAGCTGTAATAGAGAAAGTAAAATAA
- a CDS encoding secondary thiamine-phosphate synthase enzyme YjbQ, which produces MKVFQKEIRLKSYPRGFHLITDTVLDAIPEINEIKGGQLQVFIKHTSASLTINENADYTVRGDFERHFNVMVPENAPYYKHTYEGADDMPAHIKASLLGASVQIPLTNGKLNLGIWQGIYLCEHRDYGGERRLVITAFGI; this is translated from the coding sequence ATGAAAGTTTTTCAAAAGGAAATACGTTTAAAATCTTATCCTCGTGGATTTCATTTAATAACAGATACTGTTTTAGATGCAATTCCAGAAATAAATGAGATTAAGGGAGGGCAGCTTCAGGTTTTTATAAAACATACGTCTGCCAGTTTAACGATTAATGAAAATGCCGATTATACGGTAAGAGGTGATTTTGAAAGACATTTTAATGTCATGGTTCCGGAAAATGCACCTTACTATAAACATACCTACGAAGGGGCTGATGATATGCCTGCCCATATTAAAGCATCCCTGTTAGGAGCGTCTGTACAAATACCGTTAACTAATGGGAAATTAAATTTAGGTATATGGCAGGGAATTTATTTATGTGAACACAGAGATTATGGTGGTGAGCGCCGATTGGTAATTACAGCCTTTGGGATATAA
- a CDS encoding asparagine synthetase B gives MDSEGQKNHLKAYGLTYWILSKEQKVKWLLNYRGGSFLLPDTEAIQRECQIRGISFEILSDAKTESILEEISSPSQNMEAVVLEKAPKVAVYTPKGKLPWDDAVTMVLQYAEIPYETIYDEEVLNDGLLMFDWLHLHHEDFTGQYGKFYGAYKAASWYIEEKKEAEALAEKLGFNKVSDEKLAVALKIRDYVIGGGFMFAMCSATDSFDIALAAEGIDICEPMFDGDASDPAYQNKIDYSRTFAFTDFTLERNPNVYEFSSIDMTRKRVIHKSTDYFSLMEFSAKWDPIPTMLCQNHTVLVKGFMGQTTSFTRDEIKSNVLVMGETKSNGEAKYIHGIKGKGFFTFYGGHDPEDYQHRVGDAKTELDLHPNSPGYRLILNNILFPAARKKKQKT, from the coding sequence ATGGATTCTGAAGGCCAGAAAAATCATTTAAAGGCTTACGGATTAACCTATTGGATTCTTTCTAAAGAACAAAAAGTAAAATGGTTACTTAATTATCGTGGTGGTTCTTTTTTATTGCCCGATACAGAAGCTATTCAACGTGAATGCCAGATTCGAGGGATTTCTTTTGAAATTTTATCCGACGCTAAAACTGAAAGTATTCTGGAGGAAATTAGTAGCCCTAGTCAGAATATGGAAGCGGTGGTTTTAGAAAAAGCTCCCAAAGTAGCGGTTTACACACCAAAGGGTAAATTACCTTGGGATGATGCGGTAACCATGGTATTGCAATATGCCGAGATTCCCTATGAAACCATTTATGATGAAGAAGTATTGAATGATGGACTTTTAATGTTTGATTGGCTACACTTGCATCATGAAGATTTTACGGGTCAATATGGGAAATTCTATGGCGCTTATAAAGCGGCTTCGTGGTATATTGAAGAAAAGAAGGAAGCAGAAGCTTTAGCTGAAAAATTGGGATTTAATAAAGTTTCAGATGAAAAACTTGCCGTAGCTTTAAAGATTAGAGATTATGTTATTGGCGGAGGATTTATGTTTGCCATGTGCAGCGCAACAGATAGTTTTGATATTGCTTTAGCGGCGGAAGGTATTGATATTTGTGAGCCAATGTTCGATGGCGATGCCAGCGATCCGGCTTATCAGAATAAAATAGATTATTCTAGAACCTTTGCCTTTACAGATTTTACTTTAGAGCGTAATCCGAATGTGTATGAGTTCTCGTCAATTGATATGACTAGAAAACGTGTGATTCATAAATCTACCGATTACTTTTCTTTAATGGAATTTTCAGCAAAATGGGACCCCATTCCAACCATGTTATGTCAAAATCATACAGTATTGGTTAAAGGTTTTATGGGACAAACCACTTCATTTACTCGAGATGAAATAAAATCTAATGTTTTGGTTATGGGTGAAACGAAGAGCAATGGAGAAGCCAAATACATTCACGGAATAAAAGGAAAAGGGTTTTTTACCTTCTATGGAGGGCACGATCCGGAAGATTATCAGCACCGGGTAGGTGATGCAAAGACTGAACTGGATTTACATCCTAATTCGCCAGGCTACAGATTAATCTTAAATAATATTTTATTTCCTGCAGCCCGTAAGAAAAAGCAAAAAACCTAA